One Hordeum vulgare subsp. vulgare chromosome 4H, MorexV3_pseudomolecules_assembly, whole genome shotgun sequence DNA window includes the following coding sequences:
- the LOC123446785 gene encoding uncharacterized protein LOC123446785, giving the protein MAPAAGAEEQDVPLFHPSPCAYYVQSPSAASHTLSHPASESTALILSPFPEAAYATPRRSDDAGAGRHEHDQEASRLALSRYSSSRGSNNSFLTDKKPSGGGGGRGARQVLRVVSGRSSDDGDGDGAEKRSGAWRYVKLDPEAPCCCIALQVAWRVAVSVAIALLVFVVATRPARPGVSFRVGKVERFSLGEGLDGSGVITSFLNCNCSVEMAVENHSKVFSLHLLPPRLDMSFGHFTFATSQQGEGRPYVVVRPRGATTVRLFVAAQEKPMYAAGRGMQDLLESGKGVPVAITVRSRSRYRVVGSLVRLTYRHDSQCVLYLRRRTPRRDNALAAGGRATCSAATL; this is encoded by the exons ATGGCACCAGCCGCCGGCGCCGAGGAGCAGGACGTGCCGCTCTTCCACCCGTCCCCGTGCGCCTACTACGTGCAGAGCCCCTCCGCGGCGTCGCACACCCTGAGCCACCCGGCGTCCGAGTCCACGGCGCTCATCCTCTCCCCGTTCCCCGAGGCCGCCTACGCCACCCCGCGCCGCAGCGACGACGCTGGCGCCGGCCGCCACGAGCACGACCAGGAGGCCTCCCGCCTCGCCCTGTCCCGCTACTCCTCCTCCCGCGGCTCCAACAACTCCTTCCTCACCGACAAGAAgcccagcggcggcggcggcggcaggggggcgCGGCAGGTGCTGAGGGTGGTCTCCGGGCGCTCctccgacgacggcgacggcgacggcgccgAGAAGAGGAGCGGGGCGTGGAGGTACGTGAAGCTGGACCCGGAGGCGCCCTGCTGCTGCATCGCGCTCCAGGTGGCGTGGAGGGTGGCCGTCAGCGTGGCGATcgcgctgctcgtcttcgtggtcGCCACAAGGCCCGCGCGCCCCGGCGTCTCCTTCAGGGTCGGCAAGGTGGAGCGGTTCAGCCTCGGGGAAGGGCTCGACGGCTCCGGCGTGATCACCAGCTTCCTCAACTGCAACTGCTCCGTGGAGATGGCCGTggagaaccactccaaggtcttcAGCCTGCACCTCCTCCCTCCGCGGCTCGACATGTCCTTCGGCCACTTCACATTCGCAACCTCACAGCAG GGAGAGGGCCGGCCGTACGTCGTCGTCAGGCCGCGAGGCGCTACGACGGTGAGGCTCTTCGTGGCGGCGCAGGAGAAGCCGATGTACGCGGCGGGGCGCGGCATGCAGGACCTGCTCGAGTCCGGCAAGGGCGTGCCGGTCGCCATCACGGTGCGGTCGCGGTCTCGGTACCGCGTGGTGGGCAGCCTGGTCCGGCTCACGTACCGCCACGACTCCCAGTGCGTGCTGTACCTCAGGAGGAGGACGCCGCGGCGGGACAACGCCCTCGCCGCCGGCGGCCGCGCCACCTGCTCCGCGGCAACTCTATGA
- the LOC123449303 gene encoding pentatricopeptide repeat-containing protein At1g08070, chloroplastic-like, whose protein sequence is MARSSADVVRWTKRISALARGGRAAEAVAEFSRMDAAPNALTLASVLPACARLRSLGLGRAIHGFWLRRGGGPGANPIVDNAVLDVYAKCGALRSARRLFDGMPERDVFAWTAMAWGLARGGSPQDAVAVFRAMLSDGGARPNEATLVSVLHAVASTGALACGKLLHSYALKRGLGGEQVVGNALVDAYAKCGEARLAFQVFDLLPDKDLVSWATVMRAMAVHGRCREALQLFSMMLRQGVRPDDAVFLSLLYACCHAGQVDQTLHLLDAMGRIYGIAPQKEHYTCALDACGRAGRLDGVGEIFRRMPMECDQQALGAYCSHASASKANGVVAGERFLWKRFLAGEVAAERDAYVLMSKSLADAGRWDDVCSARERAAATRIDKTAACTWIQV, encoded by the coding sequence ATGGCCCGCTCGTCGGCAGACGTGGTGCGGTGGACGAAGCGCATCTCGGCGCTGGCGAGGGGCGGGCGCGcggcggaggcggtggcggagttcTCCAGGATGGACGCGGCGCCGAACGCGCTCACGCTGGCGAGCGTCCTCCCGGCGTGCGCCAGGCTGCGGAGCCTCGGCCTGGGGCGGGCCATCCACGGGTTctggctccggcgagggggcggCCCCGGCGCGAACCCTATCGTGGACAACGCCGTGCTGGACGTGTACGCCAAGTGCGGGGCCCTCCGCAGCGCGCGCCGCCTGTTCGACGGAATGCCCGAGCGGGACGTCTTCGCCTGGACCGCGATGGCGTGGGGGCTCGCGAGGGGCGGCAGCCCGCAGGACGCCGTCGCCGTGTTCAGGGCGATGCTCTCCGACGGCGGCGCCCGCCCGAACGAGGCCACCTTGGTCAGCGTCCTGCACGCCGTGGCGTCCACCGGCGCTCTGGCGTGCGGCAAGCTGCTGCACTCGTATGCGCTGAAGCGAGGGCTCGGCGGTGAGCAGGTCGTCGGCAACGCGCTGGTCGACGCCTACGCCAAGTGCGGGGAGGCGCGGCTGGCGTTCCAGGTGTTCGACCTGCTCCCGGACAAGGacctggtgtcctgggccaccgtCATGAGGGCCATGGCCGTGCACGGCCGCTGCCGGGAGGCGCTGCAGCTCTTCTCCATGATGCTGCGCCAAGGTGTTCGACCGGACGACGCCGTGTTCCTGTCGTTGCTCTATGCCTGCTGCCATGCCGGGCAGGTAGACCAGACGCTGCACCTCTTGGACGCCATGGGAAGGATCTACGGGATCGCGCCGCAGAAGGAGCACTACACCTGCGCCCTCGACGCTTGCGGCCGAGCTGGGCGGCTGGACGGAGTTGGAGAAATCTTCAGGCGGATGCCCATGGAATGCGATCAGCAGGCACTTGGAGCTTACTGCTCCCATGCAAGTGCGAGTAAAGCAAACGGCGTTGTTGCCGGCGAGCGGTTCCTCTGGAAGAGGTTTCTCGCCGGAGAAGTGGCCGCCGAGCGGGACGCGTACGTGCTCATGTCCAAGTCGCTGGCTGATGCAGGGCGGTGGGACGATGTTTGTTCTGCCAGGGAGAGGGCTGCTGCGACAAGGATCGACAAGACTGCTGCTTGCACTTGGATTCAAGTGTAG
- the LOC123449302 gene encoding pentatricopeptide repeat-containing protein At5g65560-like has product MPFRPTFPRRCLDDRKLSSFLSALASFSANPSPSPPAGSVPAARTPAAYNALMSAYSRAGRPDEVLRLFRSLPFPPTAPLFTTLISSLAVSGRPRAARAAFSSLLVSGLTPTASAFTALLKCHDCSLDSMHHIFLAMASASCSPDAAVYNCYISMLCDSGRLEEAWGILDHMMDGGVRPTVRSYTAILRGYCEQGKILEAERLFDAMVDAGCPPDVVSYSVLIEGLCGIREFHKVERILERSEEKGWTPNAVTYNIYMSALCRMGFLDEACHQVDKMRSRGLSPTVETLSILFDCLCRDSRFSEAVCLLEHSEELGWHADVFCYNTLMGRLCDAGDFARVFKLLVDLLKKGIGPDLFSFTIAIRGLCGLGKFRLAKCLIDNEWIGYDVVAFNTLIHGFYNAGDLRGVKRTYINMCSRQISPNNFTNATLIDSLCKDQKFVEAINSLASLRDGSVPDHVVHLNNRLVKGVRYTKVLNLLDEIHCRGFELDTCIFIPLVRVLCWEGYYKRENINEVSLILTSLGIR; this is encoded by the coding sequence aTGCCCTTCCGCCCCACCTTCCCCCGCCGCTGCCTCGACGACCGCAagctctcctccttcctctccgccctcgcctccttctccgccaACCCCTCCCCGTCGCCTCCCGCAGGATCGGTTCCTGCAGCCCGCACCCCCGCCGCCTACAATGCTCTCATGTCCGCCTACTCCCGCGCCGGCCGCCCAGACGAGGTGCTCCGCCTCTTCCGCTCCCTCCCATTCCCGCCCACCGCGCCCCTCTTCACAACCCTCATATCCTCCCTCGCCGTCTCCGGCCGCCCCCGCGCCGCGCGCGCCGCCTTCTCCTCCCTGCTCGTCTCCGGCCTCACGCCCACCGCGTCCGCCTTCACCGCACTGCTCAAGTGCCATGATTGCTCGCTCGACTCTATGCACCACATTTTCCTTGCGATGGCCTCCGCCAGCTGCTCACCTGATGCCGCCGTGTACAACTGCTACATTTCCATGCTCTGCGACTCCGGGCGGCTGGAGGAGGCGTGGGGCATCCTTGACCACATGATGGATGGAGGAGTCCGCCCCACTGTCCGCTCCTACACCGCGATTCTACGTGGATACTGCGAGCAGGGTAAGATTCTCGAAGCAGAGAGGTTATTCGATGCCATGGTCGATGCCGGCTGCCCCCCGGATGTCGTATCCTACAGCGTGCTTATTGAGGGACTTTGCGGCATCAGGGAATTTCATAAGGTGGAGAGGATATTAGAAAGAAGTGAAGAGAAGGGGTGGACGCCCAATGCTGTCACCTACAATATTTACATGTCTGCTCTGTGCAGGATGGGGTTCTTGGATGAGGCATGTCATCAAGTAGATAAAATGCGCAGCAGAGGGCTCTCGCCAACGGTTGAGACACTGAGTATTCTGTTTGATTGCTTGTGTCGAGACTCGAGGTTTTCGGAGGCAGTTTGCTTGCTGGAACACAGTGAAGAATTAGGCTGGCATGCTGATGTGTTCTGCTATAACACTCTGATGGGTAGGCTCTGCGATGCTGGTGATTTTGCAAGAGTCTTCAAGCTGCTGGTTGATCTGTTGAAAaaggggattgggccagatttgtTTAGTTTTACAATTGCAATACGTGGCCTCTGTGGACTTGGGAAATTCCGTCTGGCAAAGTGTCTAATAGATAACGAGTGGATTGGATATGATGTTGTGGCTTTCAATACTTTGATTCATGGATTCTACAATGCTGGGGATTTACGTGGAGTCAAGCGAACTTATATCAATATGTGCAGTAGGCAAATTTCTCCAAATAACTTTACTAATGCTACATTGATTGATAGCTTATGTAAAGATCAAAAATTTGTCGAGGCAATAAACTCTCTTGCATCTTTGAGAGATGGGTCGGTGCCTGATCATGTTGTTCACCTGAACAATCGGTTGGTCAAAGGAGTAAGATATACAAAGGTGCTCAACCTACTTGATGAAATACACTGTAGAggatttgagctagatacttgcaTCTTCATCCCATTAGTTAGGGTATTATGCTGGGAAGGCTATTACAAGCGTGAGAATATCAATGAAGTTTCTCTTATACTGACCAGTCTAGGAATTAGATGA